Sequence from the Brevundimonas sp. SGAir0440 genome:
AGAGCCGCTTCACCGCAGGCTATCAGGGCCAGCGCGAAGTGACGATGACCCAGGGCAACGGCGACGGAAACTTCTTCGCCGACGCCGAAACCCTGGCACGGATCGAGGGCGAAGGTCAGGTGGTCTTCCGCTATGTCGACAACCCCAACGGCTCGGTCAACGACATCGCCGGCATCCAGAACGCGCGCGGGAACGTCTTGGGCATGATGCCCCACCCGGACCGCGCCTTCGAAACCGAACTGGGCTCCGCCGACGGCGCGACCCTGTTCCAGAGCATCTATGCGGCCGCTTGACGCAGCCCCGCTTCGCGTCTGAGCGCCAGGGGACGATCATTGCTCGCCCACGTTGACAACCTCCCCGCGCCGCGCCATCCAACCGGCATTGGGGGAATTCAAAATGATCAAGAAGTTCGTCGTCGTCGCATCCGCGATGCTCGTCACCGCATGCGCCACGCCTTACGTCGCGACGCCGTATGAGCGCGCGGCCTCGAACGTGCGCACTATCACCGTCCTGGACGATTCGGCGGAAGACCAGGCGATCGCCTACGAAGTCGCGTCCATGGGTTCGAACTTCGGCCTGATCGGCGCGCTGGTCGACGCCGGCATCCAGGCCGAGCGCCGGGCCGCGTTGAATCGCACGCTGCAGACGGCGTCCTTCGATGGCGAAACTCTTTTCGAGACGCGGCTGGCCGAAAGACTCGGCTCGCAGGGCTATCAGGTCAAGGTTCAGAAGACGGACGCGCCGCGCGGGAAACGCGATTTCCTGGTCAGCTATCCGACGCCGGAGGGGCCGGTGGACGCCTATATCGACGTCGTCGTCACCCACTACGGCTATCTCTCGGCCGGCGCTTTCCAACCCTTCCGGCCGTCCGTTGGGGCCAAGGTTCGCCTGGTGGCCGCCAATGATCCGACCAAGATCCTGATGGACAACCGCATCGTCTACAACATGATGAACACCGAGGGCTCTGGCGTCATCACCCTGTCGCCGAACCCTGCCTATGAGTTCAAGAACCGCGAGGCCTTGCTGGAAGACCCGGTGCGCACGGCGGCGGGCATCCAGGACGCCCTGTATCAGGTCGCCGACACCGCCGCCCAGCTGCTGCGCTAGGCTCGTCATGCGTTTCGTCTTCGCATCCGTTATCGCCGCGGGCGTCGTGGGCTTGGCCGGTTGCGTGACTGTGGCCCCGCCCGCGCCCGCCACGCTGACGTTCGACCGCACAGACTGCACGGCAGTGGACCTGACCAAGGCGGTCAGCCTGACTCCTCCCAAGGAACAGGCTGTCCACTATGTCTCGGCGCCCGTCGACCATACTGCGCTCTGCGCGGCCATTGACGGCGTGTCCTCGACCTATGCTCTGTTCGCCATTCCGGCCGACAGCGAGGACAAGACCCTCACGGTAGGGGCTTATCTGGAGCCTTTGCGCGTTCTGTCGCCGGCCGTGAAGATCCTCGACGCCGAGGGTCGCGAAACCCGCCGCTTCAAGCCCGATGAGTTCATGTATCGCGGCATGAACTATTCGATC
This genomic interval carries:
- a CDS encoding MalM family protein, with the protein product MRFVFASVIAAGVVGLAGCVTVAPPAPATLTFDRTDCTAVDLTKAVSLTPPKEQAVHYVSAPVDHTALCAAIDGVSSTYALFAIPADSEDKTLTVGAYLEPLRVLSPAVKILDAEGRETRRFKPDEFMYRGMNYSILFRPRANERFVMVSSDPSRVGQRYDSIIIGTSATTAYTGYGTATFVGGVDSTQSRVFSYDGLAQVTVNDADTKEENAAAKP